CCGGCGCCGAGGTCTTCGACATCACCACCAAGCGCCCCACCATCCCGACCCCGGCAGGTCCGCCGGCCGATCGGTACGACGACGATGAGGAAGAGTCGCCGCGGTCGCGGCCGGTCGACTCCAAGGACCTGCCGGCGCCGGGCATCACGACCTACAAGCGGCTGCCGATCATCCCTTCCTGGCTGAAGTCGAAGCCGGGGTTCGTCTCCACCAGCCAGCGCGCCACGAGCAACGCGTTCTACGCCACCGCCTTCCACGGGATCCGCACCCCTTGGTACGCGCTTCAGCTCGGGAGGCTCGCCCCGCGCGGCGTGGCCCGGCTGGTCCGCGACACCAACGCGTGGGTGTGGGACGCCGAGGCGGCCCCGCTCCGCGCGTACGAGGTCTACAAGGAGAACACCGCCGAGTACCTGAAGCTGTCGCGGCAGCGTGACAGCCGGGTGCGGCTGCGGACGCTGGTCACCGTGGTGGGGCTCATCTTCGGTACCGGGTTCGCGCTGACCATGTACGTCATGGCGCCCGGCTGGCTCGCCGTGTTTGCGTCGGCCGCCGTGCTCGCCGCCGGTTTCTGGGGCGCCCCGAAGGATCAGCCGGTGATCGGCCCGGCCGTGCTGAAGACGGAGCTGGAGAAGCTCACGGGGATGCTCGTGCTCCGGGCGCTGGACAACATCGGCAACGCGAAGCTGTCGGCCGCCATCAAGAAGGGCGGCGACATGAATGGCCTGCGCTTCACCTCGGAGATCACCCGGGACGGGCCCGGCTACCGCGCCGACCTGGACCTCCCGTGGGGTGTCACCCCGGAGGACATCATGGAGGCCCGCAAGCCGCTCGCCTCCGGCCTGCGCCGCAAGGTCGGATCCGTGTGGCCGTCCTCCGACCCGACCGAGCACGAAGGGCGCCTGGTCCTGTGGGTGGGCGACAAGCCCATGAACGAGACCAAGAAGCCCGCCTGGCCGCTGCTGAAGTCCGGGCAGGTGGACCTGTTCAAGCCGGTCGTCTTCGGCAACGACCAGCGCATGGCGGACGTCGCCGTCACCCTGATGTTCGCCTCCGTGGTCGTCGGCTCCATCCCGCGCATGGGCAAGACGTTCCTGATGCGCCTGTTCTTGCTCATCGCCGCTCTGGACCCGCGCGCTCAGCTCTACGCGTTCGACTTCAAGGGCACCGGTGACTTCGGCGCGCTGGAGCCGGTCTGCCACCGCTACCGGGCAGGGGATGAGGACGAGGACATCCTCTACGTCCTCGAATCG
This region of Streptomyces sp. NBC_00513 genomic DNA includes:
- a CDS encoding cell division protein FtsK; translation: MSDVHVTDQSEDLERPGAEVFDITTKRPTIPTPAGPPADRYDDDEEESPRSRPVDSKDLPAPGITTYKRLPIIPSWLKSKPGFVSTSQRATSNAFYATAFHGIRTPWYALQLGRLAPRGVARLVRDTNAWVWDAEAAPLRAYEVYKENTAEYLKLSRQRDSRVRLRTLVTVVGLIFGTGFALTMYVMAPGWLAVFASAAVLAAGFWGAPKDQPVIGPAVLKTELEKLTGMLVLRALDNIGNAKLSAAIKKGGDMNGLRFTSEITRDGPGYRADLDLPWGVTPEDIMEARKPLASGLRRKVGSVWPSSDPTEHEGRLVLWVGDKPMNETKKPAWPLLKSGQVDLFKPVVFGNDQRMADVAVTLMFASVVVGSIPRMGKTFLMRLFLLIAALDPRAQLYAFDFKGTGDFGALEPVCHRYRAGDEDEDILYVLESLRELRAELRRRAKVIKSLPRSRCPESKVTAELANDKSLGLHPIVAGFDECQVPFEHEKYGKELEEICTDLCKRGPALGMVTLFGTQRPDAKSLPTGISANAVLRFCLKVMGQPANDMVLGTSMYKAGYRATMFSRTDRGICWMAGEGDDPRIVASAFVDAVAAEQVVGRARRMREEYGNVTGHAIGQEPESGEASFDLLADILRVVPADEEKVWNEKVAARLASLRPEVYSGWKAETVTTNLKPHGITAQDVWGSTTAGKGTTRRGIVRADITGAITLRDGKRSGS